A genomic segment from Sphingopyxis sp. DBS4 encodes:
- a CDS encoding low affinity iron permease family protein: protein MQHLFTRIASRAAHVMGQPATFIVAAGFIVVWAASGPLLQYSDTWQLIVNTATTVMTFLAVFLIQNSQNRDGAAMQAKLDEILRVLEKARNEFVGIEHLTDAEIEKIRDALEADVTGKEGDGGAHGTTVERLLKRL from the coding sequence ATGCAGCATCTGTTCACGCGGATCGCTTCGCGCGCCGCGCATGTCATGGGTCAGCCCGCGACTTTCATCGTGGCGGCCGGGTTCATCGTCGTCTGGGCCGCAAGCGGGCCGCTGCTGCAATATTCGGACACTTGGCAGCTTATCGTGAACACCGCGACGACGGTGATGACCTTCCTCGCGGTCTTCCTGATCCAGAACAGCCAGAACCGCGACGGCGCCGCGATGCAGGCCAAGCTCGACGAAATTTTGCGCGTGCTCGAAAAGGCGCGCAACGAATTTGTCGGCATCGAGCATCTGACCGATGCCGAGATCGAGAAGATCCGCGATGCGCTGGAGGCCGACGTGACCGGCAAGGAGGGCGATGGGGGCGCCCACGGCACCACGGTCGAACGGCTGCTCAAGCGGCTTTAG
- a CDS encoding TonB-dependent receptor: MFSHALKSSIAAAALAAAMSSVPAIAQERTYDFALPAQDLQTSLKAFARVSGQQISFDGSAVRGKRAPALKGSFTVRDGVARLLAGSGLEASRGRSGILVIRPAAKIADASGAAYFEAQAAEAPADDIIVTGSRIARQVVTDSPVPIVAINEEDIQSSGATELSEILADYPGVTPGTNLANSNSQINAAGISSIDLRSLGSDRTLTLIDGRRTVSNRITANTVSLSSIPTLFVERVEVITGGASAVYGSDAIAGVVNIITRDKFDGVRLGGRAGISSRGDSQRLNLDLLVGQKFLDDRMSLVAGASYEKEAGVMGSQRARTLESLSYSQSADGNPDNQGDLGINRPARSSSTPGGRFLSSSTAGGGYFVYDADGNLYRATSSAVYGWETRPDLQFSAPRTSYLAAAKLTADLGSGIEAFAQVQYSKIKTRAARGGAETAAYDDEFGDPNDLDEVGRIPRNNPFVPAEIRALASSSGVQWSRRFTELGDYQILNDRQTWRGWAGLRGKIGDNWNWELSYGYGRFHQQQDRINVLNFQNLQYALNAEYDPAAPGDLSRVRCVDADARAAGCKPINIFGPGSITKEAADYVRADLILDGLMRQDVVQGYMSGALFELPAGPLSVAFGGEYRRDWQRSTTDPVTRQGFGSASFIAEYEGNIKAKEAFVEVNIPVLRDQPFFHRLSLDAAARYGDYNIRNVGSVFSYRFGGEWAPVADIRFRGQYARAQRAPTVTNLYSPLRDDADSVVDLCSGVTAATAGTVADNCRSIPGIAAEIAANGVFLQDTTGIKGPSSGNPDLKEETADTLSLGAVVTPTFLRGLSLTVDYFKIKVRDAIASLDADQLLRECLGNPDGLTDNFFCNEITRNGEGQITQIINRDLNLNKIVRSGIDVGLDYRFDAPQWLSSTGKFDVRLLYSRLLDFYTVFDGVNGVSTTDSKGEIGAWVNTGQAQFGYRDGGLRLRWKIRYTGKAVDSNQRLAVAEAAGSNPPFLHIGDRVRHDFYASLEVPSAGRDFRIYTGVNNAFDSKSPFLPTGTVSGSSQNITGDYDEIGRYFYVGFEAKF, from the coding sequence ATGTTCAGCCATGCACTAAAAAGCTCGATCGCGGCCGCCGCGCTTGCCGCCGCGATGTCGTCGGTTCCGGCCATCGCGCAAGAACGCACCTATGATTTCGCGCTTCCGGCGCAGGATCTGCAGACGAGCCTGAAGGCTTTCGCCCGCGTCTCGGGGCAGCAGATCAGCTTCGACGGCAGCGCCGTCCGCGGCAAGCGCGCGCCCGCGCTCAAGGGCAGCTTCACCGTCCGCGACGGGGTCGCACGGCTGCTCGCGGGTTCGGGGCTCGAGGCGAGCCGGGGGCGTTCGGGCATCCTCGTCATTCGCCCGGCCGCGAAGATCGCCGACGCCTCGGGCGCCGCCTATTTCGAAGCGCAGGCTGCCGAAGCGCCCGCCGACGACATCATCGTCACCGGCAGCCGCATCGCGCGGCAGGTCGTCACGGACTCGCCGGTGCCGATCGTCGCGATCAACGAAGAGGATATCCAGTCCTCGGGCGCGACCGAATTGTCGGAGATCCTCGCCGATTATCCCGGCGTCACGCCGGGAACCAACCTCGCCAATTCGAACAGCCAGATCAACGCCGCGGGCATTTCGTCGATCGACCTGCGCAGCCTAGGGAGCGACCGCACGCTGACGCTGATCGATGGCCGCCGCACCGTGTCGAACCGCATCACCGCGAACACCGTCAGCCTGAGCTCGATCCCTACCCTGTTCGTCGAACGGGTCGAGGTGATCACCGGCGGCGCATCGGCGGTCTATGGCTCCGACGCGATCGCAGGCGTCGTCAACATCATTACCCGCGACAAGTTCGACGGCGTGCGTCTGGGCGGCCGCGCCGGCATTTCGAGCCGCGGCGACAGCCAGCGGCTCAACCTCGACCTGCTCGTCGGCCAGAAGTTTCTGGACGACCGCATGTCGCTGGTCGCCGGCGCCAGCTATGAGAAGGAAGCGGGCGTCATGGGCAGCCAGCGCGCCCGCACGCTCGAATCCTTGTCCTACAGCCAGAGCGCCGACGGCAATCCCGACAACCAGGGCGACCTCGGCATCAACCGGCCCGCGCGAAGCAGCAGCACGCCCGGCGGGCGCTTTCTGTCGAGCTCGACCGCGGGCGGCGGCTATTTCGTCTATGACGCGGACGGCAATCTCTATCGCGCCACCTCGAGTGCCGTGTATGGCTGGGAGACGCGCCCCGACCTTCAGTTCAGCGCGCCGCGCACCTCCTATCTCGCCGCGGCCAAGCTGACCGCCGATCTCGGCAGCGGGATCGAGGCCTTTGCGCAGGTCCAATATTCGAAGATCAAGACGCGCGCCGCGCGCGGCGGCGCCGAGACCGCGGCCTATGACGACGAGTTCGGCGATCCGAACGACCTCGACGAGGTCGGCCGCATCCCGCGGAACAATCCCTTCGTTCCCGCCGAAATCCGCGCCCTCGCTTCCTCGTCGGGCGTCCAATGGTCGCGGCGCTTCACCGAACTCGGCGATTATCAGATCCTCAACGATCGCCAGACGTGGCGCGGCTGGGCCGGGCTGCGCGGCAAGATCGGCGACAATTGGAACTGGGAATTGAGCTACGGCTACGGCCGTTTCCATCAGCAGCAGGACCGGATCAACGTCCTCAATTTCCAGAATCTGCAATATGCGCTGAACGCCGAATATGATCCCGCCGCGCCGGGCGACCTCAGCCGCGTGCGCTGCGTCGACGCCGATGCGCGCGCCGCGGGCTGCAAGCCGATCAACATCTTCGGCCCCGGATCGATCACCAAGGAGGCCGCCGATTATGTCCGCGCCGACCTGATCCTCGACGGGCTGATGCGCCAAGACGTGGTCCAGGGCTATATGAGCGGGGCGCTGTTCGAGCTTCCGGCCGGGCCGCTGTCGGTCGCCTTCGGCGGCGAATATCGCCGCGACTGGCAGCGCTCGACCACCGACCCGGTGACGCGGCAGGGCTTCGGCTCGGCGTCGTTCATCGCCGAATATGAAGGCAACATCAAAGCCAAGGAGGCCTTCGTCGAGGTCAATATCCCGGTGCTGCGCGACCAGCCCTTTTTCCACCGCCTGTCGCTCGACGCCGCTGCCCGCTATGGCGATTATAATATCCGCAACGTCGGATCGGTATTCAGCTATCGCTTCGGCGGCGAGTGGGCGCCGGTCGCCGATATCCGCTTCCGCGGCCAATATGCCCGCGCCCAGCGCGCGCCGACGGTCACCAACCTTTATTCGCCGCTGCGCGACGACGCCGATTCGGTCGTCGACCTGTGCAGCGGGGTGACCGCCGCGACGGCCGGAACGGTCGCCGACAATTGCCGGTCGATCCCCGGCATCGCCGCCGAAATCGCGGCAAACGGCGTCTTCCTGCAGGATACGACCGGCATCAAGGGCCCGTCGTCGGGCAATCCCGACCTCAAGGAAGAGACCGCCGACACGCTGTCGCTCGGCGCGGTGGTGACGCCGACCTTTCTTCGCGGGCTGTCGCTCACCGTCGATTATTTCAAGATCAAGGTGCGCGATGCGATCGCGTCGCTCGACGCCGACCAGCTGCTGCGCGAATGCCTCGGCAATCCCGACGGGCTCACCGACAATTTCTTCTGCAACGAAATCACGCGCAATGGCGAAGGCCAGATCACGCAGATCATCAACCGCGACCTCAACCTCAACAAGATCGTGCGCTCGGGGATCGACGTCGGGCTCGACTATCGCTTCGACGCACCCCAATGGCTGTCGTCGACGGGCAAGTTCGACGTCCGGCTGCTCTATTCGCGCCTGCTCGATTTCTACACCGTCTTCGACGGCGTGAACGGGGTGTCGACCACCGATTCGAAGGGCGAGATCGGGGCGTGGGTGAACACCGGCCAGGCGCAGTTCGGCTATCGCGACGGCGGCCTCCGCCTGCGCTGGAAGATCCGCTACACCGGCAAGGCGGTCGACAGCAACCAGCGGCTCGCGGTCGCCGAGGCGGCCGGGTCGAACCCGCCCTTCCTGCACATCGGCGACCGGGTGCGGCACGATTTCTACGCCAGCCTGGAGGTGCCTTCGGCGGGCCGCGACTTCCGCATCTATACCGGCGTCAACAATGCGTTCGACAGCAAGAGTCCCTTCCTGCCGACCGGCACGGTTTCGGGAAGCTCGCAGAATATCACCGGCGACTATGACGAGATCGGCCGCTATTTCTATGTCGGGTTCGAGGCGAAATTCTGA
- a CDS encoding FecR domain-containing protein — protein sequence MNDAANLRPDEDAAMEAAALWCIRLAEDDLAPAEWDEFEAWLALPGHADLLQDAARVWRESGAIGDWPEIIALRSKALSQFRQQSQKRWLSGTPGPLRRGAAWAAMLLLAVATAGMWYVTRPDAIETGVGERRVALLDDGSHVSLDATTSMTVRMKDEARQIELVEGRAKFDVAKDPLRPFTVAAGDKLIVAVGTSFSVELVDGEVRVILYEGQVEVRDRADTTRSAVPARRRLMMTAGSELVDTVGSAAPPQVSRPDLSQTLSWELGLISFDDEPLAGAVERMNRYSARRIRLADPTLGAIRVDGMFRAGDVDAFVEGVTALHPVRQRIVGDEVVLESR from the coding sequence ATGAACGACGCGGCAAACCTCCGACCCGACGAGGATGCGGCCATGGAAGCGGCCGCGCTCTGGTGCATCCGCCTTGCCGAGGACGACCTGGCCCCGGCCGAATGGGATGAATTCGAGGCCTGGCTCGCTCTGCCGGGCCATGCCGACCTGTTGCAGGATGCGGCGCGCGTCTGGCGGGAATCGGGCGCGATCGGCGATTGGCCCGAGATCATCGCGCTGCGCAGCAAGGCGCTGTCGCAATTCCGCCAGCAGAGCCAGAAGCGTTGGCTGTCCGGCACGCCGGGACCGTTGCGCCGGGGCGCCGCCTGGGCGGCCATGCTGTTGCTCGCGGTGGCGACGGCCGGCATGTGGTATGTCACCCGGCCCGACGCGATCGAAACGGGCGTCGGCGAACGGCGGGTCGCGCTGCTCGACGATGGTTCGCATGTCTCGCTCGACGCGACGACGAGCATGACCGTGCGGATGAAGGACGAAGCGCGGCAGATCGAGCTGGTCGAGGGCCGCGCCAAGTTCGACGTGGCGAAGGATCCGCTGCGCCCCTTCACCGTCGCCGCGGGGGACAAGCTGATCGTCGCGGTCGGCACCTCATTCAGCGTCGAGCTGGTCGACGGCGAGGTGCGCGTGATCCTCTATGAAGGTCAGGTCGAGGTGCGCGACCGCGCCGATACCACGCGCTCGGCGGTGCCCGCGCGGCGACGGCTGATGATGACGGCGGGCAGCGAACTGGTCGACACGGTCGGATCGGCCGCGCCGCCGCAGGTCAGCCGCCCCGATCTGTCGCAGACGCTGAGCTGGGAACTGGGCCTGATCAGCTTCGACGACGAGCCGCTGGCGGGAGCGGTCGAGCGCATGAACCGCTATTCGGCGCGGCGCATCCGGCTCGCCGATCCTACGCTCGGCGCGATTCGGGTCGACGGCATGTTCCGCGCCGGCGACGTCGATGCCTTCGTCGAGGGCGTGACCGCGCTTCATCCGGTGCGGCAGCGCATCGTCGGCGACGAGGTGGTGCTGGAGTCGCGATAA
- the hutC gene encoding histidine utilization repressor translates to MKPSSAIHAQIRRDIEARIMSGEWAPGTRIPYEHQLMASYGCSRMTVNRALRALIEAGLLESRRRAGTFVSHPRIHRAALEIPDIRDEIAAQGEAYRLDLDRRELRAASEEDKRLLQIEGGEVLALECRHHAGGRAYALERRLINLSAVPEAAEIDFAAEPPGSWLLAHVPWTEAEHRITAFNAGAKELVALGISAGAACMALERWTWRGAERITYARQVYPGDRYALVAHFRP, encoded by the coding sequence ATGAAGCCAAGCAGCGCCATCCACGCGCAAATCCGCCGCGATATCGAAGCGCGGATCATGTCGGGCGAATGGGCGCCGGGAACGCGCATCCCCTATGAGCATCAGCTGATGGCGAGCTATGGCTGCTCGCGCATGACGGTGAACCGGGCGCTACGCGCGCTGATCGAGGCGGGACTGCTCGAAAGCCGGCGGCGCGCGGGCACCTTCGTCTCGCACCCGCGCATTCACCGCGCCGCGCTCGAAATCCCCGACATCCGCGACGAGATCGCCGCGCAGGGCGAGGCCTATCGCCTCGACCTCGACCGCCGCGAGCTTCGCGCCGCGAGCGAGGAGGACAAGCGCCTGCTCCAGATCGAGGGCGGCGAGGTGCTCGCGCTCGAATGCCGCCACCATGCCGGCGGCCGCGCCTATGCGCTCGAACGGCGCCTGATCAACCTGTCGGCCGTGCCCGAGGCGGCCGAGATCGATTTTGCCGCCGAGCCGCCCGGCTCATGGCTCCTCGCGCACGTCCCCTGGACCGAGGCCGAGCACCGCATCACCGCCTTCAATGCGGGTGCGAAGGAACTGGTCGCGCTCGGCATTTCGGCGGGCGCGGCGTGCATGGCGCTCGAACGCTGGACGTGGCGCGGCGCGGAGCGCATCACCTATGCACGGCAGGTCTATCCCGGCGACCGCTATGCCCTCGTCGCCCATTTTCGCCCCTGA
- the hutI gene encoding imidazolonepropionase, whose protein sequence is MHSDRLWTNARLATMQDSQPGLGIIENGAVGMAAGAITYVGSMVDAPSAAETIDCEGRWITPGLIDPHTHLVFAGDRIAEFELRQKGASYEEIARAGGGIVSTVHATRAASEADLVASALPRLDALIAEGVTTVEIKSGYGLSAADEAKMLRAARVLGKVRPVTVRTTFLGAHALPPEYAGDADRYIDLVCETMMPEIAAAGLADAVDAFCENIGFTPAQTGRVFAAAAQHGLPVKLHAEQLSNQHGAALAARHHALSADHLEYLDDDGIAAMAEAGTVAMLLPGAYYFLRETKLPPVAALRAAGVPIALATDCNPGTSPLTSILLTMNMAAVQFGMTVDECLLGVTRHAAKALGMQAEAGTLEVGKHCDLAIWDIERPADLVGRIGFNPLNQRIWMGQQPW, encoded by the coding sequence ATGCATAGCGACCGCCTGTGGACCAACGCCCGACTTGCCACGATGCAGGACAGCCAGCCCGGCCTGGGCATCATCGAGAATGGCGCGGTCGGCATGGCGGCGGGCGCGATCACCTATGTCGGGTCGATGGTCGACGCGCCGTCGGCGGCCGAGACGATCGATTGCGAAGGCCGCTGGATCACGCCGGGGCTGATCGATCCACATACCCATCTGGTCTTTGCCGGCGACCGTATCGCCGAGTTCGAGCTGCGCCAGAAGGGGGCCTCCTATGAGGAGATTGCACGCGCCGGCGGCGGCATCGTGTCGACCGTCCACGCGACTCGCGCCGCGAGCGAGGCCGATCTGGTCGCGAGCGCCCTCCCCCGCCTTGACGCGCTGATCGCCGAGGGGGTGACGACGGTGGAGATCAAGTCGGGCTATGGCCTGTCGGCGGCGGACGAGGCGAAGATGCTGCGCGCCGCCCGCGTGCTCGGCAAGGTCCGGCCGGTGACGGTGCGCACGACCTTCCTCGGCGCGCACGCCCTGCCCCCCGAATATGCGGGCGACGCCGACCGCTATATCGACCTCGTCTGCGAGACGATGATGCCCGAAATCGCGGCGGCGGGGCTCGCCGATGCGGTCGACGCCTTTTGCGAAAATATCGGCTTCACCCCCGCGCAGACCGGGCGCGTGTTCGCCGCCGCCGCGCAGCACGGCCTGCCGGTCAAGCTGCACGCCGAGCAATTGTCGAACCAGCATGGCGCGGCGCTCGCGGCGCGGCACCATGCCTTGTCGGCCGACCATCTCGAATATCTCGACGACGACGGCATTGCCGCGATGGCCGAAGCGGGCACGGTCGCGATGCTGCTCCCCGGTGCCTATTATTTCCTGCGCGAGACCAAGCTGCCCCCCGTCGCCGCGCTGCGCGCCGCGGGGGTGCCGATCGCGCTCGCGACCGACTGCAATCCCGGCACCTCGCCGCTGACCTCGATCCTGCTGACGATGAACATGGCGGCGGTGCAGTTCGGGATGACCGTCGACGAGTGCCTGCTCGGCGTGACGCGCCATGCCGCGAAGGCGCTCGGGATGCAGGCCGAGGCCGGGACGCTGGAGGTCGGCAAGCATTGCGACCTCGCAATCTGGGACATCGAGCGGCCCGCCGACCTGGTCGGCCGCATCGGCTTCAATCCGCTGAATCAACGAATCTGGATGGGACAACAACCATGGTGA
- a CDS encoding formimidoylglutamate deiminase: MALWCEQAWLPEGWRSNVRLTFEKGKISVIETGVEAASGDERHAIFLPAMPNLHSHAFQRGMAGLAERAGTGDDSFWTWREVMYRFVDRLDPEGMAAIAALAFAEMLESGFARVGEFHYLHHDVDGRPYDDIGMMAQALAAAADETGIALTLLPVFYAHSGFGGAAPTHGQRRFINDVDRYARLLDASRAAVAGLDEAVVGVAPHSLRAATADELAAVTAMAQGAPVHIHIAEQVPEVEACLAWSGARPVEWLMGHADVGPDWCLVHATHITDAERTAIVRSGAVAGLCPITEANLGDGLFPARDFLAEGGRFGIGSDSNVEIDAAAELRLLEYGQRLAHRGRNLLADGAGQSTGASLYRGALAGGGQALERRSDGLAVGAAADIVSLRGDDPAFAGRTGDAILDSWIFGGGRRVDCVWRGGVKRVEDGRHVARDAIDARYRAAMAKLLG; the protein is encoded by the coding sequence ATGGCGCTTTGGTGCGAGCAGGCATGGCTTCCGGAAGGGTGGCGTAGCAACGTCCGCCTGACCTTTGAAAAAGGGAAGATTTCTGTAATCGAAACGGGCGTCGAAGCCGCGTCCGGCGACGAGCGGCACGCGATTTTTCTGCCCGCAATGCCCAATCTGCACAGCCACGCCTTCCAGCGCGGCATGGCGGGACTCGCCGAGCGCGCGGGGACAGGCGACGACAGTTTCTGGACGTGGCGCGAGGTCATGTATCGCTTCGTCGACCGCCTCGATCCCGAGGGGATGGCGGCGATCGCGGCGCTTGCCTTTGCCGAGATGCTCGAAAGCGGTTTCGCGCGCGTCGGCGAATTTCATTATCTTCATCATGATGTTGACGGGCGACCCTATGACGATATCGGGATGATGGCGCAGGCGCTCGCGGCGGCGGCGGACGAGACTGGTATCGCGCTGACCCTGCTCCCCGTCTTCTACGCGCATTCGGGGTTCGGCGGCGCCGCGCCGACCCACGGCCAGCGGCGCTTCATCAACGACGTCGATCGCTATGCACGACTGCTCGACGCATCGCGCGCGGCGGTCGCGGGCCTCGACGAGGCGGTCGTCGGCGTCGCGCCGCACAGCCTGCGCGCGGCGACCGCGGACGAGCTGGCGGCGGTGACTGCAATGGCGCAGGGCGCGCCGGTCCATATCCATATCGCCGAGCAGGTGCCCGAGGTCGAAGCCTGCCTCGCGTGGAGCGGCGCGCGGCCGGTCGAGTGGCTGATGGGTCACGCAGATGTCGGCCCCGACTGGTGCCTCGTCCATGCGACGCACATCACCGATGCCGAGCGCACCGCGATCGTGCGCAGCGGCGCGGTCGCGGGGCTCTGCCCGATCACCGAGGCGAATCTTGGCGACGGCCTCTTCCCCGCGCGCGACTTTCTGGCCGAGGGCGGGCGCTTCGGGATCGGATCGGATTCGAATGTCGAGATCGACGCCGCTGCCGAACTGCGCCTGCTCGAATATGGCCAGCGGCTCGCGCATCGCGGGCGCAATCTGCTCGCGGACGGCGCGGGGCAGTCGACCGGGGCGAGCCTCTACCGCGGTGCACTCGCGGGCGGCGGGCAGGCGCTCGAACGGCGTTCGGATGGTCTCGCGGTGGGCGCCGCCGCCGACATCGTCAGCCTGAGGGGCGACGACCCCGCTTTCGCCGGGCGCACCGGCGACGCGATCCTCGATAGCTGGATCTTCGGCGGCGGGCGCCGGGTCGATTGCGTCTGGCGCGGCGGCGTCAAGCGGGTCGAGGACGGGCGCCACGTCGCGCGCGATGCGATCGACGCGCGCTATCGCGCCGCGATGGCGAAGCTGCTCGGATGA
- the pip gene encoding prolyl aminopeptidase: MDFSRLQTSSKIGDGWAYPPAEARKHGWLDVDAEAGHRIYWEEYGPADGEPVMVLHGGPGGACSPEMARFFDPARYRVILFDQRGCGKSEPNVAAAGPAAALAHNTTADLIADVEKLRDALGIGGRMHVFGGSWGSTLAMAYAIAFPQHCASLILRGIFLGAAEDLDYLYQGNAARWHEAPHALTAPGAYISYPDEWGELLSVLSVEERGDVMASYKAIFDMVPANEEERAKQLHAALTWSLWEGVISNMIPESASTGKFGDADFALCFAQIEAHYFANDLFITPGHLLGNAATLASIPVHIVHGRFDQVCPLTQASRLVDALRGAGAEPATYVVTNAGHSAMERENALALTAIMDGLPRLGA; this comes from the coding sequence ATGGATTTCTCGCGTCTCCAAACCAGCAGCAAGATCGGCGACGGCTGGGCCTATCCGCCGGCCGAGGCGCGCAAGCACGGCTGGCTCGATGTCGATGCGGAGGCTGGGCATCGCATCTATTGGGAGGAATATGGCCCGGCGGACGGCGAGCCCGTCATGGTCCTCCACGGCGGCCCCGGCGGTGCCTGTTCGCCCGAGATGGCGCGCTTTTTCGACCCCGCGCGCTATCGCGTCATCCTCTTCGACCAGCGCGGCTGCGGCAAGAGCGAGCCCAATGTCGCTGCGGCGGGTCCGGCGGCCGCGCTCGCCCACAACACCACCGCCGACCTGATCGCCGACGTCGAGAAACTGCGCGACGCACTCGGCATCGGTGGCCGGATGCACGTCTTCGGCGGTAGCTGGGGCAGCACGCTCGCCATGGCCTATGCCATCGCTTTCCCGCAGCATTGCGCCAGCCTGATCCTGCGCGGCATCTTCCTCGGCGCGGCCGAGGATCTCGACTATCTGTATCAGGGCAATGCCGCGAGGTGGCATGAAGCGCCCCATGCGCTGACCGCGCCCGGCGCCTATATCTCTTACCCCGACGAATGGGGTGAACTGCTGTCGGTGCTGAGCGTCGAGGAGCGCGGCGACGTCATGGCGTCGTACAAGGCGATCTTCGACATGGTGCCCGCGAACGAGGAAGAGCGCGCGAAGCAGCTCCACGCCGCCCTCACCTGGTCGCTGTGGGAAGGGGTGATCTCGAACATGATCCCCGAAAGCGCGTCGACGGGCAAGTTCGGCGACGCCGATTTCGCGCTCTGTTTCGCGCAGATCGAGGCGCATTATTTCGCGAACGACCTGTTCATCACCCCCGGCCATCTGCTCGGCAACGCCGCGACGCTCGCGTCGATCCCGGTGCATATCGTCCACGGCCGCTTCGATCAGGTCTGCCCGCTGACGCAGGCCTCGCGGCTGGTCGATGCGCTGCGCGGCGCGGGCGCCGAGCCCGCGACCTATGTCGTCACCAACGCCGGGCACAGCGCGATGGAGCGCGAGAATGCGCTGGCGCTCACCGCGATCATGGACGGGCTGCCGCGCCTGGGCGCCTGA
- a CDS encoding RNA polymerase sigma factor, translating to MQPARDKLDLGRRWRPALLSYFLRRVGDHAEAEDLTQELLAKLLGHGDGDFASPEAYIFQMASNLLADRARRMKVRSRYRDMVGRSEEMGIDPIDPFRIAAGRAELSTLSRTLAALPERTQTIFILYRLENLGQDKIAEVFGISVSAVKKHVARAMAGLMKDMRKAP from the coding sequence ATGCAGCCCGCTAGAGACAAGCTGGATCTCGGCCGCCGCTGGCGCCCCGCGCTGCTGTCCTATTTCCTGCGGCGCGTCGGCGATCATGCCGAGGCCGAGGATCTGACGCAGGAATTGCTGGCGAAGCTGCTGGGACATGGCGACGGCGATTTCGCCTCGCCCGAAGCCTATATTTTTCAGATGGCGTCGAACCTGCTGGCCGACCGCGCCCGGCGGATGAAGGTTCGGTCGCGATATCGCGACATGGTCGGGCGCAGCGAGGAGATGGGAATCGATCCCATCGATCCGTTTCGCATTGCCGCGGGGCGCGCCGAACTTTCGACCCTGTCGCGCACGCTCGCCGCGCTGCCCGAGCGCACGCAGACGATCTTCATCCTCTATCGCCTCGAAAATCTGGGTCAGGACAAGATCGCCGAGGTGTTCGGCATATCGGTCAGCGCGGTCAAGAAGCATGTCGCGCGCGCCATGGCCGGGCTGATGAAGGATATGAGGAAAGCGCCATGA
- a CDS encoding phosphatase PAP2 family protein: MIRRALLVSLAALSLMVPAAASAQSLEGVKRPEGEAKPEGYLAKGSVDYRLLVGPPPAPDSLLDQIDMNISQRFQAAVAPDRWETAQLDSKMVYPRFADAFGRPIDRAHSPRLIQLLNRVMRDAADPVWTAKEIFQRPRPYQRYQLNRRCGSSPIPAPDKEPRGGSSYPSGHTVYGWATALLLAEVAPDRAPQILERGRDYALSRVICGYHFPTDTDAARAVAAAVLTRLREVPAFRNDLLAAQAEYDAASAAPAEPAPPEARPAQPVEPQGE; this comes from the coding sequence ATGATCCGCCGCGCCCTGCTCGTCAGCCTTGCCGCCCTGTCGCTGATGGTTCCCGCCGCCGCATCGGCGCAGTCGCTCGAAGGCGTGAAACGCCCCGAGGGAGAGGCGAAACCCGAAGGCTATCTGGCAAAAGGCAGCGTCGATTATCGCCTGCTCGTCGGCCCGCCACCCGCGCCGGATTCGCTGCTCGACCAGATCGACATGAACATCTCGCAGCGCTTTCAGGCCGCGGTCGCGCCCGATCGTTGGGAAACCGCACAGCTCGACAGCAAGATGGTCTATCCGCGCTTCGCCGACGCCTTCGGACGGCCGATCGACCGCGCGCACAGCCCGCGGCTGATCCAGCTTCTCAACCGCGTCATGCGCGACGCCGCCGACCCGGTGTGGACCGCCAAGGAGATTTTCCAGCGCCCACGTCCCTATCAGCGCTATCAGCTCAACCGTCGCTGCGGCAGCAGCCCGATCCCCGCGCCGGACAAGGAGCCGCGCGGCGGGTCCTCCTATCCGTCGGGGCACACGGTCTATGGCTGGGCGACCGCGCTGCTGCTCGCCGAGGTCGCGCCGGACCGCGCGCCACAGATTCTCGAGCGCGGGCGCGACTATGCGCTGAGCCGCGTCATCTGCGGCTATCATTTCCCGACCGACACCGACGCCGCGCGCGCAGTCGCCGCGGCAGTGCTGACCCGGCTGCGCGAGGTGCCGGCTTTCCGCAACGACCTGCTCGCGGCCCAGGCCGAATATGATGCGGCCTCGGCCGCGCCAGCCGAACCAGCGCCGCCGGAAGCGCGTCCCGCACAACCTGTCGAGCCGCAAGGTGAGTGA